A region of the Anaerolineae bacterium genome:
TTCAACGAGCGTTTTGGCCCCTACCCTTACGCCGAGTTTGACATTGTGGCCACGCCCACCACCGCCGGGGGGGTAGAATATCCCGGGATTGTGGTGATCAACCAGCAGCTTTACGAATTTGAAGGCCCGTTTTTCCGGCAGGCCGTTTCGCACGAGGTAGCGCATCAATGGTGGTATGGGTTGGTGGGCAATGATCAAATTGAAGAACCCTGGCTCGACGAGGCGCTCACCAATTACAGCACGGTTTTTTACTGGCAAGAAGTTGAGGGCGAAAAAATGGCCGAGCGCGTCATCGAAGGCTATTTTCTGACCCCCTACGAAACAGCCGTAGAGATGGGCGAAGACAGAGCAGTGCTTGGCCCGGTTGGCGACTTTTCGGAAAGGGATTACGGCATTTTTGTGTACGGCAAAGGCCCGCTCTTTTTTCATGCCTTGCGCCGGGAAGTTGGCGACGACGTTTATCTCAAGATTATGCAAACTTATTGTACTAACTATAAATACAAAATTGCCCAGGCCAACGATCTGCTGGCCACCATTGAACAAGTTTCCGGCCAAAACATAGATTCTCTTTTTGAAACATGGCTGCAAAAAAGCAAAAACCAGCCCAATCGGTCTGCTACGGCCAATAGGTGACTATGCGTAAGCAGGATGAGGCCGACACTTTTGTGGAGCGACAATCTGAATGTCATTTCGAGGCCATAGGCCGAAAAATCTCCTTCTAAAGGTACGATTTTAAGAAGATTTCTCCCTTCGGTCGAAATGACATAATATTACGCCTGCGCTCCAAAAATAGTACTTTAAGCTACTATTTTCCCCCCCCAGGACATGATATAATAAACAAGTCCAATATCTTATTCCTCAAGGAGTGACTCTCAATGCCAGCACCGAGCCTGAAACGGATAGGTGAAACTCCCAGCCCAGAAAAAACTGCCGCCCCCGGCCCCACTCCAACCCCGGCTGGCGCACCCAAAATAGGCTTGCCCCTTGAACCCGACGATCCCACCGCCCCGCCCCAACGAGGCTCTATCAGCCGCCAGCGGGCCGAACAACTGCGGCTGCAACTGTGGCTGGCCGACAAGCTGCGCCAATCCATTGCCCCGGAACAACCCCTTGACGTGCCCCTGGAACGCACGCCCGAACGAGAGCAATTGGTGCAGCAGCGTTACCAACAGGCCAAACAAAGGGCCAATATCACCATCCCGCCCGGCGTTTCCGAACAGACGTTTTTCAACAATATCCTTGACGAAATTTTTGGCTTTGGCCCGCTTGAGGTTCTCTTTAGAGAAGACAGCATTTCAGAAGTTATGGTCAACGGCCCTTACATCATCTACATTGAACAAAAAGGCAAAATCAGCGAGTCTGGCCTTAAATTTTTAGACGACGACCACGTAGAACGCATCATCAAACGCATTGTCAAACCGCTGGGCCGGGTGGTTGACGAGAACTTTCCCCTGGTTGACGCCCGCCTGCCCGACGGGTCGCGGGTAAACGCCGTCATTCGGCCCTGCGCCATTGACGGCCCCAGCATTACCGTGCGTAAATTCTCTAAAGAAAGATTGACCATTGAAAACCTGATCAACTTTGGCTCCATCACGCCCGACATGGCCGAATTTCTCCGCGCCTGTGTGGTTTCCCGGCTCAATATTGTGGTTTCCGGCGGCACCGGCTCCGGCAAAACCACTTTGCTGAACATCCTCTCCAGC
Encoded here:
- a CDS encoding CpaF family protein → MPAPSLKRIGETPSPEKTAAPGPTPTPAGAPKIGLPLEPDDPTAPPQRGSISRQRAEQLRLQLWLADKLRQSIAPEQPLDVPLERTPEREQLVQQRYQQAKQRANITIPPGVSEQTFFNNILDEIFGFGPLEVLFREDSISEVMVNGPYIIYIEQKGKISESGLKFLDDDHVERIIKRIVKPLGRVVDENFPLVDARLPDGSRVNAVIRPCAIDGPSITVRKFSKERLTIENLINFGSITPDMAEFLRACVVSRLNIVVSGGTGSGKTTLLNILSSFIPEDERIVTIEDAAELQLQQRHVVRLETKKSTPVNPNEISIRDLVVNSLRMRPERVVIGECRSGEALDMLQAMNTGHDGSLTTIHANSPRDCISRLETLVLMAGVDLPLQVVRRQIASAVHLIVQASRLRDGSRKVVYITEIQGIEGDTVVLQDIFKFIEQGEQEGKVVGEMEAGGLRPKCEPKLKQHGFNLPASMFMKGGA